ATGGAGTGCTGTATTCTCACAGCAGCAATGTTTTGGGCGAGTCCCTCGATTACTGAATGCCAATCAGGTGTGTGATACGGAAATGGATGGCCAAAGGCCGGTCCTAGAGCAAGATGAAAGTCACCATTGCGCAAGATGAACTCCGCTGTTGCTACTTAAACTAAGCCTCGTTATGCAGAAGTCCTGCCTCTTGAAGTGAATTGTCTTGAAGTATCCATTCTCCCCATCCAATTCAGGTTGGATAGGTGCAGCTACACATCAAGCAGTGGATCATCTCAAGTACCTGGAGAGTGGGTAAACACAAGATGCACAATCAgtttaacatttcaaattagccTAAACAACTTGCTTTACTAAACTTACCAAAGCCTCATTCTCCATCATTCGATAGAACCATCTCCAAAAGACTAAATGTGATCTTCGACACATGCATTACTTCTCAATTCAGTGGTTCATATTCCAAAGAGAAAGCAATTTGAatagcaaggaagaagaagtgcATTGTCTTCCACCGCCATCGGCTGCCTGAATGGATTCAATTGGATCTACAAGTAGCAGAAGCATCAATCGCAACTTGGTTAAGTTTGAGCTGTTCGAAATAAGcttttcaaaaagagaaaagaggagaaatggGACACActggaagagaaaaagatatgCCAGCAACAGTGTTAATGCAACGAGTTGCAAGATGACAAGCCTCTTCACAGTAATCAGAAAAAACTGCAGGGACATTCATCTCGTGTATCAGCTCCTGCAAATatgaaaagaataatttaaaaaaagattatgaGAGGAAGGAGACAAATGAATCATGGAGCTAAAGAAGACTCACAATTGTAGGTAACCAGGATGAATAAGCAGCAATGCCAGCATTAGGAGCAACAATCAAATGAGGAAAAGACTCCTGTCAACATAACAGAACTTCTCAAAAGTTAACACTGTAGGAATTCCAAACACAGAAAGAAATTTTACgtgtgagagaaagagagagagagagagacttctgATATATTTCTGTAGATGTCATGATAACAGCCTCTCCGAAGCTGCAAGATAACTGCGGAGTCATAGGCGGTGTCTAAACTCTTGCTCCCTTGAGAACTTGTGGATTTGCAGTCACAGTCAGTGTCACTACACTGAGCATAACCACCGACTTTAATTGTCTCACCATCCCTATTCATTGCGCAGAacacaagagaaaaaagaagacatggaAGAGGGTTACAATTTCTCCAATTATATATTAGATCGTGCAAAAGTCCACCAGAGTGAATACAtatcaaacccaaaaaaaaatgaatgagtcaCCTATGCTCTGGAACTGCTGGTCCAACAAGCTCAATATGCATCCGCATGCCAGGAAAAAGCGCCTGCAACTCACCAAAGGCTGGAAGTTGTAGAAGCTCCTTCTCAGGCCCTACAGGACAGTGGTAGTTAAGTGTAAGCTTTACAAGGCTTGACTTGGTCTCCATGATTAGAAGCATCAAGGACAATTGA
The nucleotide sequence above comes from Eucalyptus grandis isolate ANBG69807.140 chromosome 2, ASM1654582v1, whole genome shotgun sequence. Encoded proteins:
- the LOC120290422 gene encoding zinc finger MYND domain-containing protein 15-like isoform X2; this encodes MECAGKGRGTRCVGPAKRRCARCGAVGYCSVTHQISHRSAHKEECARLEQQMKHADALNAFPFTYCQEATIEICEKLVSRCSFLSKRGIHQVGMWMYECKCQSLSNSFKDLSFHNSWDLLRMLCPCRELCRPSVSNIRPSKWLGGLLQPMLIYHAIQITSARISTIGTSKELRVHYVGPEKELLQLPAFGELQALFPGMRMHIELVGPAVPEHRDGETIKVGGYAQCSDTDCDCKSTSSQGSKSLDTAYDSAVILQLRRGCYHDIYRNISEESFPHLIVAPNAGIAAYSSWLPTIELIHEMNVPAVFSDYCEEACHLATRCINTVAGISFSLPIQLNPFRQPMAVEDNALLLPCYSNCFLFGI